Below is a window of Gossypium hirsutum isolate 1008001.06 chromosome A12, Gossypium_hirsutum_v2.1, whole genome shotgun sequence DNA.
ttcgtACTTGAAACCCTCCTGTTCTTCCCGTGCATAATCTAATCAGGGCTAGGCTCCACACCAGTAAATCATTTCAATCGAGGATGGGTCGCCTATTTAGAGCAGCTTCAAAGCGACTACATGAGCCTGCTCTCATTTCAGTACTCATATCATTCTCTGGTGCCGGATAATAGTCTTCTCTCAGCTGTACGTCTCTGAGGTTAGGTATTTTAAGAAGGAACATCATGAAGTGTTCATGAGCCGTCCCATGGATAAATAACTTCCTAAGCTCAAGACATTCGGCCAGCAATGCAGCAGCAGGGAGTGAGAGACTCCTGTGGTTCACATCCCTGTCTTGTGGAGGCCAATAATCTAGTTCACTTAGCCTCAATTCCCCAATGCCATTAAGGAAAAACCTTTCCCACAAACTCAAATCCATTTGGCCTGACGGTGCTGTGAGTGCATAACCTATGGTTTCACTACAATCTAATTGCATCTTCGAAAGCCGAGGGTAGAGTGTAAGAGAGCTCAATCCAAATGCACGTTCAGATGGTTTGGAACGTCCCCTGCAGTCCCCTTCAACCTTTATTCGAATCTCCTCCAAATTAGGGCAGTTCAGAAGACCCGCCGCTGGCAATGGTGTAAGGAGTTCACCAACACCAATCCAAAGTGAAAGGTATTGCAACCTATCCCATTTCTTGCACCAAAATCCGTTGTTTTCCAGAATGTAACCATCACTCACGTCAGAGGAGTATTTGCATTTCTTCCTTCTCATTTCATGATCATACTCACTTCCCATTAAGCTAAATAAACTGGATGGTTCCTCCACTTGGTTGTGCCAAAAACTAAGACCAACCTGCTCGGAATTCCCAATCTCCTCCCATCCGTTCCAGACACAGTCAATATGCAGCCATTGAATCCGATCACGGATTGGCTCCACAGATCTCAATGAAGCTGCAGCATCAAGATTCTTGCAACAAGAAATCTTGACTTTAACCAAAGTATTTCTTAGCAAGCAAGCCATTGTCCTAAGACCCTTCTCCGTAATCCTTTTGCATCCTTGAACTTCAAACCTAGACAGCTTAGAGCACCCTCTCCCAATTGCAATCAATCCCATATCCGTCAAATCCCCACAATTCTTAATAGACAACTCTTCCAGACCCGAACACAAGGCAATCCCATCAAGCTGAGATTCATTCGCCAGACATATCCCATGAAACTGCCCCAACTTGAGCACTCTCAAATCCTTGCATTTAGAATTCAACATTTCCAATGCCATGGAAGTATCCCTGACGTTCCTTCCAACATCAAGCACAAGCTCTTGAAGCAGCGGCAAGCCAGAGAAGAACTCCACCAGCGTCCCTTTGGTAACCATAGCATCCTCCGAAGTAAATCCATCATTATCCGGATCACCTCGAACGTCAGTCAGTGTGGACGTATCAGCCAAATGCAAAAGCGTCAATTTAGGACAATTATTAGCCACAGCTAACAAGGTCTCATCTCCGACGAACCCAATGTACCTAGGATCAAAATTACAAGCCACCAAGATGTTCTTCAAGTTAGGACAAGCAGTGGTGATTTCCTTAATTTCCTGAGACTTAAACCCTTCAGCAAACGACGTCGTTAGCAAATTCAAGTGGACTAACGAGGCCGATACCTTGGGGCAAGCTTGAAGAACCGGGGGCAGATCTTCAGTCCAATAAAAAAAAGTGGACAAATCAAGCCAATTCAGATTCTCGCACTGCTCCAACAAACAAACAAAGTCTTCACCGATTGGCCACGAAGCCAGCCGTTGATGCCACCTAACTAACTTCACACGTTTCAACCCAGGCCATTGTTGAACCAAAATCTCGATCGTCAACGGTGATCTAGCGTAGACCGTCAAGGACGTGACCGCAGGGAACGCTCTGCGGAGGCGATGGGCCAAAAGCTGAGGATCAGTATCAGAAAACGGAGAAGAAAGAAGAGAGTGGCCCCATGGGGAGAGGAAGGAGAGGTCCAAGTCAGTGACGGATCTGAAACAGGTCGGGATCATGAAAAGGTCCCTTGCGTTACCGCGGAGAGTCAGAGAGACGCGCGTCGCCCTATCAAGAAGCATAAACTTACGGCTGACAAGGGAAAGAGAGTTCCGGGTTCGGGTATCTGAAATAGAAGCAAAGATGTTCGATAGAATAACGTCGGGGATATCGTTAATGGTGGCCATTTGGTGTTTGGGTGAGTAATGTTTGGGTGGgtgagtttgatttgattcaaGTTATAGATTGAATTTGAGAGATAAGCCAGATTTTGACGAAGAAATTTGGTTTGAGAAATGAAGTGAGTGAGAGAGAAGGTTGGCTTCTGGTTAAAGCTTTGAAGTTTGGATAAATACTAAAATGGCATTTGGGACTGGAGATGGGGATGGGATGTGGATAACAGTACACTAAA
It encodes the following:
- the LOC107924035 gene encoding F-box/LRR-repeat MAX2 homolog A yields the protein MATINDIPDVILSNIFASISDTRTRNSLSLVSRKFMLLDRATRVSLTLRGNARDLFMIPTCFRSVTDLDLSFLSPWGHSLLSSPFSDTDPQLLAHRLRRAFPAVTSLTVYARSPLTIEILVQQWPGLKRVKLVRWHQRLASWPIGEDFVCLLEQCENLNWLDLSTFFYWTEDLPPVLQACPKVSASLVHLNLLTTSFAEGFKSQEIKEITTACPNLKNILVACNFDPRYIGFVGDETLLAVANNCPKLTLLHLADTSTLTDVRGDPDNDGFTSEDAMVTKGTLVEFFSGLPLLQELVLDVGRNVRDTSMALEMLNSKCKDLRVLKLGQFHGICLANESQLDGIALCSGLEELSIKNCGDLTDMGLIAIGRGCSKLSRFEVQGCKRITEKGLRTMACLLRNTLVKVKISCCKNLDAAASLRSVEPIRDRIQWLHIDCVWNGWEEIGNSEQVGLSFWHNQVEEPSSLFSLMGSEYDHEMRRKKCKYSSDVSDGYILENNGFWCKKWDRLQYLSLWIGVGELLTPLPAAGLLNCPNLEEIRIKVEGDCRGRSKPSERAFGLSSLTLYPRLSKMQLDCSETIGYALTAPSGQMDLSLWERFFLNGIGELRLSELDYWPPQDRDVNHRSLSLPAAALLAECLELRKLFIHGTAHEHFMMFLLKIPNLRDVQLREDYYPAPENDMSTEMRAGSCSRFEAALNRRPILD